Below is a genomic region from Telmatobacter sp. DSM 110680.
TAATCTTCTTCACTCAGGCGAAATTGAAGAGCCGGAGCGAGACCTTCGACCTGCTGCGCGTTTCGACCACCAACGATAGCGCCGGTGATACCGGGATGATGGAGAGTCCAAGCCACTGCGACAACGCCGGGCTCTACATGGTGAGGCCTTCCGACTTCTCTAAGCACCTCAACCAGGCGCATGTTGCGGCTGAGGCGGGGTTCATTGAACTCAACCGCGCGCCGCCGCCAATCGTCTTGCGGAAGGGCTGCAACGCGATCCGCAGTCATCTTCCCCGTCAGCAGGCCGGAAACCATGGGGGAATAATTGATAACTCCAATGTGATTGGCTTTGGCGAAGGGCAGGATCTCCTCTTCAACGGCACGCCGCAGCATGGAATAAGGCGGTTGCAGGCTCGTAATCGGGGCGATGCTCTGCGCCCTTTTCATCTGTTCCACGTTGAAATTCGATACGCCGATAGAGCGCACTTTTCCCTGCTCTTTGAACTTTGCCAAGGCCGCCCAGCCCTCTTCGATTTCGGTCTCCGGGTTGGGCCAGTGAATCTGGTACAAGTCGATCGTGTCGCGGCCAAGACGACGCAGAGAAGCGTGGAGCTCCTCTTCAAGGGACTTGGCTTTAAGCGAGCGATAGATGGTCCGGTCGTCGTTCCAGCGCATCGAGCACTTGGTAAACACCAGAGGCTTGTGACTGCTGGTTTTAAGCGCGCGGGCCACCACTTCTTCAGAGTGTCCAAGCCCGTAGATTGCTGCCGTGTCGATCCAGTTGATGCCGAGGTCGAGAGCGCGGTGGATGGCGGCGATGGACTCATTGTCGTCCTGCGGTCCCCAGGCAAATTCCCAGTTTCCGCCGCCGATGGCCCAAGCGCCGAAGCCGATGGGAGTGAGGTGCAGGTCAGAGTCGCCGAGAGTGCGAAGATTTTCTGTTGCAGAGGTTGTTGTAGTCATAGCATTCCGTTGGATGATGCCAGTTGGCAATAGGTGCAAACAAGTGAGCAGTTGGAGTTTACATCAACAATCATCGATAAAACCTCGATGGTTGCACAATGAAGGGACATGAAAATCAGGGTCATGAATCAGTGACATGTATCACTTCCCGGCAATTACAACCATGTAAGACTTCTTTCATCACAATGAACAGGCCGCCCAAAGCCGATTTACTTCAATCACTGCACGAGCAGCTGAAGCACTTTGATCACAGCCCGGATTTCGGGGATGCCGAAGCGGTTGCTGTCATCCGAAAACATCTCCTGCTCCGCATTCGTGAGGCCGAGGGTGCCTTGCAGAACCGGGCATTTGTCCAGTCCGACCGTAGCAGTGAACGCCCATTTCAATCTGAGGCGGCGTAAGAATGTCGATCTTTGATTATCGCAAGCCAGCGGAGAATCATCCCCATCGAAATCAGCTAGAGGTACTGCAGGAAACGTTGAGAAGCCTAGAGGCTGAACCGGGCGAGACACCCCGCACGGCGGATCTAAAGCGGATACTGGCTGACCGGATCGCGAAACTGGAACGCAAGACAGCTTAAAAAAAGAAACATTACCTTTTTTCTTGCATCTTTTCTGGTCTGTCAAGTTATCGAATATGCAAGGACGAATGCAATATGCACATCATTACAACTATCTACTTTGCGGAAACAAGAAGATTGATCGACAAGGCGCGTGTAGACCGACAGCTCGAGGTGTCTGACCTTAAAGATTCCGACCGTCAGTGGGTCAGCATCTACGAAGGGAAAAACCGCGTAGAGCCGATTGATCAGAACGACTAATAAGCTCGCACTCGCAGTCCATTAATCAGTTCGCGTCCCCAATCATTGGATGTCAGATCCTTGGCTGTGTGCTTCCGCGCCTCTTCATCGCACAAACAGCTCGAGCCTCGCGGCACACTTGCCGAGAAATATCTGCGCGGTTGTGCATCTTCTGGGCTCGGTGAGTGTTCCAATACTGCAGACGCATTAGAACCCGCGGGTGGCGGACATTTTAAAAATAGAGCGGTAGAAAGAGGCAAGAAGATGGTTATCGTTACCAGTATCTATTGCGCAAAACTAGAACGTGTCCAGGATGCCTTCACACATCAACAAATAGAGCCTAGCATCGCGGACCTTAAAGATGCCGAGCGGGACCTGATGAGCGTTTATCAGGGAACGAACCGCACGCAGCCGATGGACGGGGAACGTTGAAGACTATCAACTGAAACTGTCTCTCACAGTTTTTCCCAACTCCACATTTTGGATGTGACTTCCTTTGACAGCGGGAAGCCGAGTTTATGAGCGATCATCGCGACCTGTCCGCGATGGTGGGCCTCGTGGACGAGCATGTAGCTCAGCATCGCAGTCACGTCTCCGGGGCCGACGGGCCAGGGCCTCGCCCAGCCGTCGCGAACGAATTGCTCAATGCGTTTTCCTTTGTGGATGCGCCCGGTCTCGACGTCCTCCAGCATTTGTTCACAGAGCACAGCGCTCGCGGCCAATGCCTTGCGGGCCTGCTGCGGCGTGCAATGCGAGCGATTGAGTTGCGCGGGGACTTTCAGATGCGGAGCCGTAAGCCTGATCCACTTCGCGCGGACATTGTGCATGTGGGTAAAGATCGCCGCGATGGTGCGGACGTTGCCGGGTGGCTTGGCTGTCCATGCAGCGGGGTCGAGATGTTTGATGAGGAGCTGGTTGATGCGCTCGTTGACAGCGAAGAGGCGGTCTGCAGATTGTTTGACTTCAGGCTTGGAATTCGAGTCCATGGACTGGGATTGACGCGTGGACATGGTTCAAGATCCTTGATCTATCGTACTGCTCCGCTCAGGATGACACGTCGTGGGTAGGTTGGTGAGTGACTGGCTTGTCCGGTTTTACGGTGGTGTTTGAGCTGCTTATGCTGCGCTGTCGCTTGGGGTTCCAACTAGCTGCGGCGACTCGTCCAGCGGTTCGGCTACGGCGGGATGCGGTTCCACGTGGGCCTGGGCTTCAGAGATTGCGTCTGACAATGACGTTGAGATGTGCAGCTCTTCTGTGCGGCTGATCATCTGCGCGGCCTTGGCGGGATCTTCGTTGTAGTGCCAGATGCCCATGACGATTTTGAGCGCGGGATTTGCGCGGCGCAGGCTGCGGAAGATGCGGTTGGCGCGCGCCATGGCCACGGGCGGCATTCCGGAAAGAAAAACGAGATCGGGCTTCTGCTCGGCGACGGCCGCAACGGTCTCGTCGATGCGCTGGATGGGGATGCAGGTGGCACGGAAACCTGCCTGGTCGAGCACCTGCGAAAGCATGGTGGAGATGAGGTCGTCGGATCCGTCGCGCACAGGAATAACAACGACACTGGGGGCGGCCATGGGGCTTGCAATCAGGGATTGGGAGTCTGTGCCGGCGTTTTCGCCATTAGGCCCAGCGGGCGCCAGTTCGGCCTTCTCTTCCGCGGCGCGAAAGCCCAGTTCGTCCACCATCTCAGAGGTGCTGGTGCGGATGAAGCGGACAGTGGATTCTTCGAGCTCTCCTTTTTGGCGCTCCATCTCAACCAGGGTGAGAGCAGGGATGAGGATGGAATCATAGACAGCCGCGAGCGATTCGGATTTGAGGCAGTTCTGCAAGATGTCGGAAGCTTCGCGTTCGTCGTGGGCGAGCATGCGCTGGAAGAACGCGGTGTAAGGCGGAATAACCGGCTGATCACCAAGCAGAACTGTGAGGAATTCAAGCGACGGGACATGGCTGCCCATGACCACGAGGCAGACGGTCAGAGGAACGGAGAGGATGAGGCCGACGGGGCCCCAGATCAGCGTCCAGAAAGCGGCCGCGATGAGCACCGCAAGGGTGGAGAGGCCGGTGTGCTTGCCATAGACGTGGGGCTCGACGTAGTTGGCGGTGACAATTTCAAGCAGTACGAAGACGCCGAAGATTTCAGCGGAGTGGCGCCACCCTGAGAAGACAGCGAGCGAGAGCACAGTCGGCGTGAGTGCCGCGATGGGGGCTCCGACATAGGGCACAAAGCGGCAGAGGAAAGCGAGAGCTCCGAAGAGGAACCAGTGCGGCAGCCCGATGAAGTAGAGCGCTATGCATACAAGCGCTCCGTAGGCCACGTTTACGGCGACTTGGAGGAGGAAATAGCGGGAGATGCGGCGGCTGGCGTCGCTCATGGCCTGGGTCATGCGCGAGAGGTTGCGATCTCCGGAGAGATGGATGAGGCGATTGCGCAGGTCTTCCCGCTGCAGGAGAACGAAGAAAGTGAAGACGACGGAAAGTAGCGCGGTGGTAAGAGGTTCAATGACGCCGCCGAGCTGATCGAGGCGTCCGGTGGGGCGACCTACTTCACGGACCTGTACGGGATGATCAGGGCTTGCTCCAAGGGGCTTGGCTTCGGATTCGCTGGGGGGAGGGATGGCTCCGGTGGAGTTGGCGATGCCGAGTTCGTTGCTGATTTGCTCGATCTCTCGCTGAGCGCGGCTGTAGGCCGAGTTGCTGGGGCTATGCAGCGTTTTCATCTTCTGCGCAATGTTGCCGCCGTAGGTAGGCAGGTCGTTAGCGATGGCGACAAGCTGGGTGAAGATAGTCCACGTACAAACGCTGAGCAAGCCGGCAAAGGCAAGGATGACGCACAGGGCGGCGATGGGGCGCGGAAAGCGCAGGCGCTCGAGCATCGCCACCACGGGCGCGAGAAGAAAGGCAAAGAGAACCGCAAATCCCAAGGGGAGAAGGAGGACTTTGGCCAGGTAGAGGACAGCGATAGCGAGCACCGCGATGGTGATGAACCAGAGTTGCGACAGCATACGTGCGGTGGCTGAGGGATTCAATTGTCTCTCCGACGGTTAAGCGCAAAGTTCCTATGAAGTGAGATGCGAAAAGAAGCGGACTGGGGATGGCTGAATCGAACTCACGAGCTAAGAAAGAGAATGAGAAAGAAAACATCGGATAATCCGTGCGGGCAGAAGTGCAGCTGGCAGTTTAGACTTTTGTTTTTAGTCAGGTAGCTATTGGCTTCGCGAAAGGCGTTGGCGGATGGAGAACTGCGAGGATTTCAGGGATGATTCGAGGATAGATGCGCCTGTACGAGGCTTCCTCCACCGAGCCGCTGGCGCTGGTATAGATTGCCTGGTACTGACGCATGGCGCCGGAGCCAACTGCCAGTCTCCGCTGCTGATGGCGCTGGCAGACGCATTCTGTGCAGCTGGCGTCACCGTGTTGCGCTGCGACCTGCCTTTTCGTCAGGCACGGCCGCATGGGCCGCCACTGCGAACTGCGGAGAAGGATCAGGAAGGCTTGCGTGCAGCAGTGGAAGCAATTCGACGTCAAACTACCGGAAAGATCTTCCTCGGTGGACACTCGTATGGTGGCAGACAGGCATCGATGCTGGCTGCGCGTGAATCGGAACTCGTGGAGCGGCTATTGATGCTTTCTTATCCGCTGCATCCGCCCAAGCGTCCGGACCAGATGCGAACGGCGCACTTCCCTTCTCTGCTAACCCCAGCATTGTTTGTAAGCGGCGAGCGCGATGGATTCGGGTCGAAGATGGAGATGGAAGCTGCACTGAAATTAATACCCGCAAAGACAGAGTTGTTGATGGTTGCCGGTGCGGGCCACGAATTGATGACCCCGCGAAATCGTGCGGATTTGCCGACGCTGGTGGTCGAGGCGTTTTTAAAGTTTGCAAACGGCTAGGCCGCGCTCGATGCCCTATGTCTCAAACACAAGACCCTTCGACTACGCTCAGGACAACCTCTCGGCGCGCAGTGCTACGCTCAGTCGCGTTGCGGATTATTCCCGCGTAACTTTGAAGCCTTGTTTCTCCAGCATCGCCGGCACGCCCTCTTT
It encodes:
- a CDS encoding aldo/keto reductase, with protein sequence MTTTTSATENLRTLGDSDLHLTPIGFGAWAIGGGNWEFAWGPQDDNESIAAIHRALDLGINWIDTAAIYGLGHSEEVVARALKTSSHKPLVFTKCSMRWNDDRTIYRSLKAKSLEEELHASLRRLGRDTIDLYQIHWPNPETEIEEGWAALAKFKEQGKVRSIGVSNFNVEQMKRAQSIAPITSLQPPYSMLRRAVEEEILPFAKANHIGVINYSPMVSGLLTGKMTADRVAALPQDDWRRRAVEFNEPRLSRNMRLVEVLREVGRPHHVEPGVVAVAWTLHHPGITGAIVGGRNAQQVEGLAPALQFRLSEEDYARINSFLADNPV
- a CDS encoding DinB family protein, whose amino-acid sequence is MSTRQSQSMDSNSKPEVKQSADRLFAVNERINQLLIKHLDPAAWTAKPPGNVRTIAAIFTHMHNVRAKWIRLTAPHLKVPAQLNRSHCTPQQARKALAASAVLCEQMLEDVETGRIHKGKRIEQFVRDGWARPWPVGPGDVTAMLSYMLVHEAHHRGQVAMIAHKLGFPLSKEVTSKMWSWEKL
- a CDS encoding AI-2E family transporter — protein: MNPSATARMLSQLWFITIAVLAIAVLYLAKVLLLPLGFAVLFAFLLAPVVAMLERLRFPRPIAALCVILAFAGLLSVCTWTIFTQLVAIANDLPTYGGNIAQKMKTLHSPSNSAYSRAQREIEQISNELGIANSTGAIPPPSESEAKPLGASPDHPVQVREVGRPTGRLDQLGGVIEPLTTALLSVVFTFFVLLQREDLRNRLIHLSGDRNLSRMTQAMSDASRRISRYFLLQVAVNVAYGALVCIALYFIGLPHWFLFGALAFLCRFVPYVGAPIAALTPTVLSLAVFSGWRHSAEIFGVFVLLEIVTANYVEPHVYGKHTGLSTLAVLIAAAFWTLIWGPVGLILSVPLTVCLVVMGSHVPSLEFLTVLLGDQPVIPPYTAFFQRMLAHDEREASDILQNCLKSESLAAVYDSILIPALTLVEMERQKGELEESTVRFIRTSTSEMVDELGFRAAEEKAELAPAGPNGENAGTDSQSLIASPMAAPSVVVIPVRDGSDDLISTMLSQVLDQAGFRATCIPIQRIDETVAAVAEQKPDLVFLSGMPPVAMARANRIFRSLRRANPALKIVMGIWHYNEDPAKAAQMISRTEELHISTSLSDAISEAQAHVEPHPAVAEPLDESPQLVGTPSDSAA
- a CDS encoding alpha/beta fold hydrolase; translation: MENCEDFRDDSRIDAPVRGFLHRAAGAGIDCLVLTHGAGANCQSPLLMALADAFCAAGVTVLRCDLPFRQARPHGPPLRTAEKDQEGLRAAVEAIRRQTTGKIFLGGHSYGGRQASMLAARESELVERLLMLSYPLHPPKRPDQMRTAHFPSLLTPALFVSGERDGFGSKMEMEAALKLIPAKTELLMVAGAGHELMTPRNRADLPTLVVEAFLKFANG